One region of Solanum pennellii chromosome 6, SPENNV200 genomic DNA includes:
- the LOC107021793 gene encoding uncharacterized protein LOC107021793, whose amino-acid sequence MWAVVKDKFDSDDINSHRDHVLEWMKELWNKWRGQLHAKYVKGKPIQEALKNMPKEVEKKQWEWLVTEHFTSKGFQVRSNRNAINRAKLKMLHHIGSKPIREIIYQKGGKYGNSSDLATSFYETRKKNNTLIDSETIEKHAQIQELVESESSLSSIEIVEKCFGPQSSSHVFGFEGGVKARDLKGGASSKA is encoded by the exons ATGTGGGCTGTTGTTAAG GATAAATTTGATAGTGATGACATAAATAGTCATCGAGATCATGTTTTGGAATGGATGAAAGAGTTATGGAATAAATGGAGAGGTCAATTGCATGCAAAGTATGTGAAGGGTAAGCCTATACAAGAGGCTCTTAAGAATATGCCTAAGGAGGTAGAAAAGAAGCAATGGGAGTGGTTGGTAACagaacattttacttcaaaaggTTTTCAG GTGAGAAGCAATAGAAATGCAATAAATAGAGCTAAGTTGAAGATGCTTCATCATATTGGTAGCAAGCCAATTAGAGAGATTATTTATCAAAAG GGCGGAAAATATGGAAATTCATCAGATTTGGCAACTAGCTTTTACGAGACTCGCAAGAAGAATAACACACTTATTGATTCTGAAACAATCGAGAAGCAT GCTCAAATTCAAGAATTGGTGGAGTCTGAATCATCACTTTCTAGCATAGAAATTGTTGAGAAATGCTTTGGACCTCAAAGTAGTAGTCATGTATTTGGCTTTGAAGGTGGCGTAAAAGCAAGAGATTTGAAAGGTGGGGCTTCCTCAAAGGCTTAA